The genomic window AAATCAAAGTAGCAAGGGCAGACACAATACTCTTAAGTCCTGTGGGCTTAGGAACACACTTGTACGAGAATTAAGTGCCAACTGTCCAACTCAAACTACTAATTTCTGATGCTGTGCTTAACCTGAGTTAATTGTACTACACAGACCCTGCAGCCAAACTCTCTCCCCTAACCCCTGTGGACGACAAGAACAAATACAAGCTGAGTAAAATACACCCTCAAGGGTTGAAATAACTTcgagttttttgaagcagcttAAGTGTAATTCAGTATTATGTACATCTCCACTTCACATAACAATACTGGGAGTGGGAATGACTTACTTAACTGTCCAAAATGCAAGGTCAAGCTTCCCAAGTTCACTACTTCATAAACCAATCTGAAACGTtaaattaaagctcctgagagGACTCTTTGACTGGTTATGAAATAGACTTAAATAATTCTAAAGACTCTATATAACCTACGAAAGGAACAAGACTACCAACAACACTATTGATCATTTATGAAAGTACACAGCGACATGCTTGtttaaagacagcaggatgagatgTTCTGTCAGATCAGCAGAGAGGTAGGAGGTTCAGCTTTGTGCGCCAAAACTAGTGACACATGAAGgttccttacaggagctttaatagcTCCCAAAAGAGTTTGCAAACAATAAATTCTTCTTGAATGATGTAAATCCGTCGCGTACACAGCGAGTTACACTATGCTGCCAATACAAATGGTTCAGATCTTTGATGCCACCTTGGATGCTTCAGGTAACCATGGTTTAAGAACGGTGAAACAGAACTGATTATAGGTTATTTATCTTGTGACAACTGCAAGAAATACAACAGTGCAGTGCCAATGTAAGTCAGAGCTACACAGACTGAAGCAGCTTTACACCAAGGCTTCAGAGGACTTCTCATCGTAAGGGTCTGTAAACAGAGCTGCTTTGGCTCAGCTTGTGTCAGGATGTCGTACTATTTGTCAAGGTTAAGATTCCTTCAGTGTTCACTAACCTCAAGATTTGAAAGAGAAGCCAAACAAGCCAAAGAGGCCTCCTCCTACTCTTCAGAACAAACAGCTCAGGAAATTTGAACAGGTGAAAACACTAATCTAGAAATGAAGTGTCGCTATCTTTGGCAAACActataaagagagagaagacaagTTCTGTAAGATAGTTATTAGTGATGGTTTAATCTAATAAAATTAAAACTCAAATGAGATAATCACAGCTCTTTTGTATTCATCAAAGAAAGCCTAAGCAGACATCCATACATTTAATTGTACTCTGTTTACTGTGATGGAAAGTCATTTCAagtttgttttctcaagattTATGTTGTTACCTCGAAATAAATCTAATCAATAAAAACCCTGTTTCCCCCATGatactgatttattttctccaggtcttgagaaaacaacagaaatgaactTGTTATAACGGGAAAATTGTTGTAATCCTGAAATAACCCGATCATTAAGTCGTGATCTcgagaaaatagaaaaaagggagtaaaataaaatgtatcgaTGCATGTCCGCTTAATGCTTCTGTAAATAATTTTATTCttgcatttgttctttttttttctttttttttttttacacagaacCAAAATATAAAAGGAAAGATACTGAAGGAATTTTTCCATTTGACTCTTAACATCATTACAAGAGAAAAGGCAAAGTGGGACAATGTACAATATGCTGAattatcaggaaaaaaaatgaaggatttGAGTATGCGATCAGAAAATGTATCCAAACAAAAGCATGGTTCCTCCTGCCTTTaagataattaattaattaattacatTATGTTGGATGCTGTGATATGCCATCAGGCGCAGCATTAGCGTTGCTGATGGCACCCCCTACcctacctcccccccccccccccccccattccttGAAGTGCTTGACCACAGGTTAGTGCTGTAGAGTTTGGCTGCAGGAGTGAGAGGGCTAATGATGAAGCTGAGACTTATTTGATACTGAAGATGCAGCATCTGCTCACTGTTCTGCAGGTGAGCCAATGAGCACTTGAAATAATTTGcaagatttttcttttgtgtttgaagGGGATATAGTTCTTTTGTTATCTATTTTTACAGGAATCATTGACTCATTCAAATACTATTTCTTTGTAACTATTCAGGTATTAAGACTTGAGATGCTGCAATCGTTTACATGTGATATATTGCACCTGTTTTTACTGATTAAAATTCTTTCACCttattgttttcctttgtgATACAGTGGCCGGTGTCTGAGATGgctgatttaaatatttatgttgCATCTAAGTCATTGAACAAAACCAGTGCATTCATGTCCAAAAACCAAACAATATGTAAAAGATAAAGAAGTACATTTGAGGAAATTTGCAATCACTGTATTTGTAACCTTATTTGAAGGACGACTTGCCATCTATCATGAACTAAAAATCATTTCATAAGTTGCTCCTTTAAACCCTTTTTCTGGCTTTGCAGGATCTCTGCGTGTAAAACAAAGTTAATATCTGCTGTTTTCTACGATTTCATGatgatttagaaaaagaaatgaaaaaaataagctTCCCGTGTgcatcaaaaaataaatcccttATTAAACTCTTGAATAGGCGGAGCAAAAACAAGCATTTCTCTAAAACAATGTAATGTCTTAACTGTTCTAGGAAATTGTCAAAGTATTTTGAGGATAGAATTAagttggacaaaaaaaaactagtttaTGTAAACCTTTCCCTGGCTGCTGTTTCACTGTGACCTCTTCCTCTATCTTCAGCAGAGTGCACAGCAGATCTAATTTGTTTGGTGGACCATGTGCTGTTAATTTCTGTTGAATAGAGGGTTATTCAGCTCTAGTTTTATGCACTCAAAATCTCCCAGACTCTGAGATGTTTCACATGCTTTTCAACAAACCAGGTTgcttaaagtattttttttgtgcttatAAACACTAAAAACGGCCgtttaaacacacagcagcaattgtttttaagacaaggagagggagggttatgatgaaaatacatttacactgaagaaaagattgtgtgtgaatatgtaaaTCTACATTTTGTATATTGAACTCCAACTCATACAGTGGAACAAAATAGGTTTCCTCCTATCGGCCATGGCTCACTAAGAAATGGTtaagaagagataaaaacaggTAAAGTAAAAACAACCGTTACTCAAGTCATGAAATGAAAAGTATTACAACAAACTATGGTTAAATTTGGATTGCATCCCGGGCCAATAGAGTTTTAAGTTGTTCACTTAGAAATAAGAAAATCTACTGTGTGAGAAGGTAACTGTTTAAAGTGATGTTCCGCTATCACAGGGTACATTGTGGGGTTGGGTCAGTGAAGTCTGCACAGCAATTTAAGCGATCTTATGACCTGTGGAGAAGTAAACGAGGTTGGCAGGGAAGGTTGAAGTTATACGAGGaaagctctcctctctgcaggcaAACTTCTCCAACTAACTCTGTGAGTACAAGTTATTGTTAGTTTGTTTAAATCACTGTGTTAGTATTTTTATGATGTATAGTTGGTAATTTGTAGTTTTGTTATATTGAGAGATTGTTTGTAATATATTGCAGTAGATTTAAATTACTTTATACTGATTTTCTAATGCATGTTGaatgacacacacaacataaaTGTACATGAATGTCACTGTTTAAAACGTTTTGGGGGGATCAAAAATATCCTTAGACACTAAGACAATTGCTCACATCAAGAACTGTTCAAATTATTTACCACATATTAGGTGTTTTTAGTcccaaaaaaagtaaaattatATCGTATTGTGATAGTTTATGAATAATCAATAATTATCAGTAGATGGAGATATTGTGTTAAGTTATTTGTCACTGTAAATAATTGAGAAGTTATCATTATTTGAAATCTTTCTGTGATCTGCAAATTATGGATTTGTCGCAACATGTTGCCCTCTGTTTTTAATACATCTATCAAATCATTTGTCGACAGGAACAATGACAAACATTCAAGTGCCTGTTGGTGAGTCCAtactgtctgtttgtgtaacaATCACTGTCAACTAAAAAACATTTGGATTGTATAAAAGACGTTTAGCTTCTTTCCTCATTATGTAACTCTTAAACTTAATTCTATTCCtgaatattttcttcttcttcttcttttccattACAGTCGACCTGCTGGGAGACAATCCAGTTCAGGTTTTCTGTCCAAAGTGTAATCAGACAGTTCTCACCAAGGTGGACTACTCCTCCGGTCTGCTGACGTACCTTTTTTGTGGAGGACTCTTCCTCTGTGGGTAAGAGGGAGTACAACTTTAATTGATCAATTCATTAATGCTGCAAGGcattcaaaa from Labrus bergylta chromosome 1, fLabBer1.1, whole genome shotgun sequence includes these protein-coding regions:
- the LOC136179400 gene encoding lipopolysaccharide-induced tumor necrosis factor-alpha factor homolog; the encoded protein is MTNIQVPVVDLLGDNPVQVFCPKCNQTVLTKVDYSSGLLTYLFCGGLFLCGFVLGCCLIPFCVDRLKNAKHSCPTCKNELGVYKRL